A genomic stretch from Anoplolepis gracilipes chromosome 16, ASM4749672v1, whole genome shotgun sequence includes:
- the LOC140674919 gene encoding chitinase-3-like protein 1 produces MNCWIFIFAVLAALASAAESEKKIVCYFGSWSVYRPAGGKFDISYILPQLCTHMIYTFVGITPAGEIKILDPWQDLTEDYGKGGFKRFNDLRKLSPGTKTLIAIGGWNEGSTTYSQVVGDPTIRSRFAQNIVDFTLKYGFDGFDIDWEYPNQRGGQSQDVQNYVSLLKELRPLFDKHGLLLSAAVAAAKPSASLSYDIPAISKYLDFINFMAYDLHGSWETTTGINAPLYPREGESGDELELNVDACVRFWLESGCAKEKLILGVPFYGRSFTLADKNQNGLGAPTRGAGAAGPYTQEPGTLGYNEICEFLKQGDWTVVRYSEHSCPYAFKGDQWVGYDDVISLTEKTNYINSLNLGGAMLWSIETDDFFGHCGTKYPLLKALNIGLRGGVPPEPTEPPTKPTAQPTQPPTARPNGICKKSGYVRDPNDCSVFYDCVPSNGTLNPIRFTCPNGLAFNPSNNSCDYKSNVAGCDK; encoded by the exons TTACATTCTACCGCAACTTTGTACCCATATGATCTATACCTTTGTCGGGATCACTCCGGCTGGTGAGATCAAAATTCTGGACCCGTGGCAAGATCTTACTGAGGATTACGGCAAGGGCGGTTTCAAGAGATTCAACGACCTTCGGAAACTGAGTCCAGGGACTAAGACACTTATCGCCATCGGTGGCTGGAACGAGGGATCCACCACGTACTCCCAGGTCGTCGGCGACCCGACTATTCGTTCAAGATTTGCCCAGAATATCGTTGATTTCACATTAAAATACGGTTTCGATGGTTTCGACATCGATTGGGAGTATCCTAACCAGCGTGGTGGCCAGTCACAGGACGTACAAAATTACGTCAGTCTACTCAAGGAACTGAGACCTTTATTTGATAAACACGGCCTTCTTCTCAGCGCTGCCGTCGCCGCTGCTAAACCTTCGGCTTCTCTATCCTATGATATCCCCGCAATATCCAAATATTTAGATTTCATCAACTTTATGGCGTACGATCTTCATGGTTCCTGGGAGACAACAACTGGTATCAACGCTCCGCTTTATCCGCGTGAAGGCGAGTCTGGAGACGAACTTGAGCTCAACGTC GATGCATGCGTACGATTCTGGTTGGAGAGCGGTTGCGCGAAAGAGAAGTTGATCCTCGGGGTGCCATTCTACGGTAGGTCATTCACTCTCGCCGACAAGAACCAAAATGGTCTCGGAGCTCCTACCAGGGGAGCTGGTGCTGCCGGTCCGTATACTCAAGAGCCTGGAACGCTTGGTTACAATGAGATTTGCGAGTTCTTGAAACAGGGTGATTGGACGGTTGTCCGTTACTCAGAGCATAGCTGCCCATATGCCTTCAAGGGCGATCAATGGGTTGGCTATGATGATGTAAT CTCTCTTACTGAGAAGACAAACTACATCAATTCCTTGAATCTTGGTGGTGCGATGTTGTGGAGTATCGAGACCGACGACTTCTTTGGCCATTGCGGTACAAAGTATCCTTTGCTGAAGGCATTGAATATCGGACTGAGAGGGGGAGTCCCTCCAGAACCGACGGAACCGCCTACTAAGCCAACTGCACAACCGACACAACCACCGACTGCTCGTCCCAATGGTATTTGCAAGAAATCTGGTTACGTCCGTGATCCAAACGACTGCAGCGTATTCTACGATTGCGTGCCCAGCAATGGCACTTTAAATCCAATAAGATTCACTTGTCCAAATGGATTAGCCTTCAATCCCAGCAACAACAGTTGCGACTATAAAAGTAACGTTGCCGGATGCGATAAATAA
- the LOC140674920 gene encoding putative GPI-anchor transamidase, with translation MYLIFYTILICIPILCRTWEIPENFAKTEHSNNWAVLVDTSRFWFNYRHVANVLSIYRSVKRLGIPDSQIILMIADDMACNPRNPRPATVFNNIKQHINVYGDDVEVDYRGYEVTVENFVRLLTGRLAEETPRSKKLLTDEGSNILIYLTGHGGNGFLKFQDSEEITSQELGDALEQMWQKRRYHEILFVVDTCQASSMYEKFYSPNILAVASSLVGEDSLSHHVDPAIGVYIIDRYTYYALNFLEKVEPSSTKTLGEFLKVCPRDYCLSTVGVRRDLFKRDPDKVPVTDFFGSLRPVELTTNIMNVLPVKSNRTKIQEPKGKYSYVAQFPDVSQFK, from the exons atgtatttaatattttatacgatacTCATTTGCATTCCAATATTGTGTCGCACGTGGGAG ataccggaaaattttgcaaaaactgAACATTCCAACAATTGGGCAGTTTTGGTGGACACATCACGTTTTTGGTTTAATTATCGACATGTCGCAAatgttttatctatttatcgaAGTGTCAAACGGTTGGGAATACCAGATTCGCAAATCATCCTTATGATAGCCGATGATATGGCCTGCAATCCTAGGAATCCTAGACCAGCGACTGTTTTCAACAACATTAAACaacatattaatgtttatgGTGATGATGTAGAAGTTGATTATAGAGGCTACGAAGTAACGGTGGAAAATTTTGTGAGATTATTGACTGGTCGCTTAGCGGAGGAAACTCCAAGATCTAAAAAACTATTGACAGATGAAGGGTCAAACATCTTGATTTATTTAACTGGCCACGGCGGTAATGGATTCTTAAAGTTTCAAGATTCTGAAGAAATCACTAGTCAAGAGTTGGGAGATGCGTTAGAACAAATGTGGCAAAAACGGAGATACCACGAAATCTTATTTGTGGTTGACACTTGTCAAGCGAGTTCAATGTATGAAAAGTTTTATTCCCCAAATATATTAGCAGTTGCTTCTAGTTTAGTAGGGGAAGATTCACTTTCT CATCATGTGGATCCTGCCATTggtgtttatattattgatcgaTATACCTATtatgcattaaattttttggaaaaagtgGAACCATCTAGTACTAAAACATTGGGTGAATTT tTGAAAGTGTGTCCAAGAGATTATTGTTTATCTACAGTAGGTGTAAGAAGAGATTTGTTTAAAAGAGATCCAGATAAAGTGCCAGTAACAGATTTCTTTGGGTCTCTTAGGCCTGTGGAACTTACAACAAATATAATGAACGTTTTACCTGTTAAATCTAATCGTACAAAAATTCAAGAGCCAAAAGGAAAATATAGTTACGTTGCACAATTTCCTGATGTTTCCCAATTCAAATGA